GTGCCTGAGACCTCGACGCACTTCCACAACTTCCACGACGCCCCCGAAAGCGACGGGAGCCCCTGCCGCTTCTTCTTCCGGGGCCAGTACTTCGACTACCACCGCACCATGCAGACGCCAGGGTTCGACGACCCAAATACCGACCCGGCCGAGCGTCTTCTCGAGTCCCAGAGCTCGCTCTGGTACCACGACCACCGCGTCGGGCACACGGCGGAGAACGTCTACAAGGGGCTGCTCGGCTTCGAGCTGCTCTTCAACCAATTCGACACGGGCAACGAGAATACCGGCTTCCGGCTCCCGAGCTTCCCGCAGTTCGACATCCCGCTCGCCCTCACCGACAAGCTGATCGACCCCGGGACGGGCAAGATCTGCTTCGACCTCTTCGGGTTCGACGGCCTGGTCGGCGACAAGCTCCTGGTCAACGGGGTCCTCCAGCCGTTCCTCGAGGTGCAGAAGCGCCGCTACCGCTTCCGGATCCTGGACGGCGGGCCGTCGCGCTTCTACGAGCTGTTCCTCACGAATCCGGACAACCCGAAGCAGTCGATTCCGTACTTCGCCATCGCCAACGACGGCAATCTCCTGCCGCGACCGGTACGCTTCCCCACGTCATCGGGCAGCGGGGCCCGCATCGGTGTTGCGGAACGCGTAGACATCATCATCGACTTCAAGGCGCTCGCGCGCGACCTCGGCGTCAAGCGCCTGTGGCTGGAGAATCGCCTCGAGCAGGTCAACGGGCGGGGCCCGACGGGCAAGATCCTGCCCGCCGGCCGGCGCGAGAACGTCCTCGTGGAGTTCCGGCTCGCGGGCAACGCCGTGCGCGACAACAGCGTGGACCCCGCCGACCCGAACGTGCGGTTCTACGCCCTGCCCCCCCGGCCGACGCCCCGGATCACGCGCCGGTTCCGCTTCGAGCGGGGCAACGGCCAGTGGCAGGTCAACGGGCGCTTCATGGATTGCGACGAGATCCGCTTCACGGTGAACCGGAACTCGGCGGAGCGGTGGATCCTGCAGAACAACTCCGGGGGCTGGCAGCACCCGATCCACATTCATCTGGAGGAGTTCCAGATCGTGCGACGCAACGGGCAGCTGATCCAGCCGGGGGACGTCGAATTCTCCCGGAAGGACGTCGTGAGGTTGCAGTTCAACGAGCAGATCGAGCTGCTGATGCGGTTCCGGGACTTCCGGGGCGATTATCCCATGCACTGCCACAATACGATTCACGAGGACCACGCCATGATGCTGCTGTGGGCGGTGCAGGATGACGCGAACGACAACAACACCCGACCGTAGACTCGGAGGAGAGCGACCGATGACAGCAATGACGAGGCGGACCTGGCTGGCGGTGCTGGGCCTGCTCCCCGCGGCGGGATTGGTGTCGTGGGCCGAGGGCAGCGACAAGAACCGGAAGAAGGAAACGCACACCTGGGAGGACATCCCGCCGCGGGAGCTGATCCGGCGGCGACACCTTCCCGACGTCGCGCTGGTCACGCACCAGGGCAAGACCGTTCGCTTCTACGAGGACCTGGTCAAGGACAAGAAGGTGGTGATCAACTTCGTGTACACGCGGTGTCAGGGGGTCTGCGTGCCGGTGACCGCCAACCTGGTGCGGGTGCAGAAGCTGCTCGGCGACCGGGTCGGCCGCGACATCTTCTTCTACTCGATCACGCTGAAGCCCGAGGAAGATACCCCCGAGGCGCTCGAGAAGTACGCGGCGCTGCACGGCGTGGGGCCGGGCTGGCTGTTCCTCACC
This region of Deltaproteobacteria bacterium genomic DNA includes:
- a CDS encoding SCO family protein; translated protein: MTRTTTTPDRRLGGERPMTAMTRRTWLAVLGLLPAAGLVSWAEGSDKNRKKETHTWEDIPPRELIRRRHLPDVALVTHQGKTVRFYEDLVKDKKVVINFVYTRCQGVCVPVTANLVRVQKLLGDRVGRDIFFYSITLKPEEDTPEALEKYAALHGVGPGWLFLTGKPEDIELLRKKLGFTYANPVEDADKSNHVGMIRTGNEPYLRWAACPGLAHPAWIAKDILLEMDGPTRPAATASAS